From a single Pirellulales bacterium genomic region:
- a CDS encoding cyclase family protein, with protein MRIVDLSLPLDNDADWAPRWARSHVWRQDHRFGARAVGWLFGLPRKYLRTRLGWANDVIKLSTHGTTHVDAPWHYGPISEGRPAKTIDEVPLEWCYGPGIKLDLRHKGHGEAIAVADLRAELVRVGHALQPRDIVLIQTGNDRLVGSREYFTRGCGMSAEATRWLLDQGVKLTGIDSWGWDVPLPVLAQRAKAERRDDIFWAAHYVGIDKEYCHIERLTNLDQLPPHGFTVCAFPLKVKGGSAGPARVVALLPEADV; from the coding sequence GTGCGAATCGTCGATCTCAGCCTGCCTTTGGACAACGATGCCGACTGGGCCCCGCGTTGGGCACGCAGCCATGTTTGGCGGCAGGACCACCGCTTCGGGGCACGGGCCGTCGGCTGGCTGTTCGGCCTGCCGCGAAAATACCTTCGCACCCGGCTCGGCTGGGCCAACGACGTTATCAAGCTCTCGACCCACGGCACGACCCACGTCGACGCCCCCTGGCATTACGGCCCGATCAGCGAAGGCCGGCCCGCCAAAACGATCGACGAAGTGCCCCTGGAGTGGTGCTACGGGCCGGGCATCAAGCTCGACCTGCGGCACAAAGGCCACGGCGAGGCGATCGCCGTCGCCGATCTGCGGGCCGAACTGGTGCGCGTGGGCCATGCCTTGCAGCCGCGCGACATCGTGCTCATTCAGACCGGCAACGACCGGCTGGTGGGCAGCCGGGAGTATTTCACCCGCGGCTGCGGCATGAGCGCCGAGGCCACTCGCTGGCTGCTCGACCAGGGCGTCAAGCTGACCGGCATCGACTCCTGGGGCTGGGACGTACCGTTGCCCGTACTCGCCCAGCGGGCCAAGGCCGAACGCCGCGACGACATCTTCTGGGCGGCCCACTACGTCGGCATCGACAAAGAATACTGCCACATCGAGCGGCTGACGAATCTCGACCAGCTTCCGCCGCACGGCTTCACGGTTTGCGCGTTTCCATTAAAAGTCAAAGGCGGCTCGGCCGGCCCGGCACGCGTGGTGGCACTGCTGCCGGAGGCCGATGTATAA
- a CDS encoding SMP-30/gluconolactonase/LRE family protein, which produces MYARLLCFTFASLVVWAWNAVQADEPIVPPDAKLELLFTRSAPITGGLTEGPAAAPDGSIYFTDIPDGKAKGQILRFDPASKETTVFAADSHKANGLMFDAEGFLIACEGADYGGRCVSRWDVKTGKREVIADRYLGKRFNAPNDLCIDLRGRIYFTDPRYLGDEPRELEHRAVYRIDHDKTVMEVTHEIEKPNGIALSADQKTLYVADNNNGTDRIDRSAPPPEKGAMKIRAFPLGENGLVSGAGRVVYDFGKESGCDGMTLDTKGNLYLTARSSKRPGVLILDPNGREIAFIPTGPSQPDAKEPHGLPSNCDFGIGDESNVLYITVDTSLYRIRLNATGYHIPWKE; this is translated from the coding sequence ATGTACGCCCGCTTACTCTGTTTCACTTTCGCTTCGCTCGTGGTTTGGGCCTGGAATGCGGTCCAGGCCGATGAGCCGATCGTGCCCCCCGACGCCAAGCTCGAGCTGCTCTTTACCCGTTCGGCCCCGATCACCGGCGGTCTGACTGAAGGCCCGGCGGCCGCGCCCGACGGCAGCATCTACTTCACCGACATCCCCGACGGCAAGGCAAAGGGACAGATTCTGCGGTTCGACCCGGCCAGCAAGGAGACGACGGTCTTCGCCGCCGACAGCCATAAGGCCAACGGTCTGATGTTCGACGCCGAAGGCTTTTTGATCGCCTGCGAAGGCGCCGACTATGGCGGCCGCTGCGTCTCGCGCTGGGACGTCAAGACGGGCAAGCGCGAAGTGATCGCCGATCGCTACCTGGGCAAGCGTTTCAACGCTCCCAACGATTTGTGCATCGACCTGCGGGGACGCATTTACTTCACCGATCCGCGCTATTTGGGCGACGAGCCGCGCGAGTTGGAGCACCGTGCCGTCTACCGCATCGACCACGATAAGACGGTCATGGAAGTGACGCACGAGATCGAAAAGCCCAACGGCATCGCCCTGTCGGCCGATCAGAAGACGCTCTATGTGGCCGACAACAACAACGGCACCGACCGGATCGACCGCAGCGCTCCACCGCCGGAAAAAGGCGCCATGAAGATCCGCGCTTTTCCGTTGGGCGAAAACGGCCTGGTTTCAGGCGCTGGCCGCGTGGTCTATGATTTCGGCAAAGAATCGGGCTGCGACGGCATGACGCTCGATACCAAGGGGAATCTTTACCTGACGGCCCGCAGCTCGAAGCGGCCCGGCGTGCTGATTCTCGATCCGAATGGGCGTGAAATCGCCTTCATTCCCACCGGTCCTTCACAGCCCGACGCCAAGGAGCCGCACGGGCTGCCGAGCAACTGCGACTTCGGCATCGGCGACGAGAGCAACGTGCTTTATATCACCGTCGACACCAGCCTCTATCGCATCCGGTTGAACGCGACGGGGTATCATATTCCGTGGAAGGAATGA
- a CDS encoding type II toxin-antitoxin system PemK/MazF family toxin, producing the protein MNRGDIVLLFVPFVGSRGGKTRPAVVVQCDALNRSIRETVIAEITSNISRAGKAHQVFIDISTHEGAATGLLTNSVIRCERLHTVPQSDVKATIGALSTAHHQMLNDALKAALAIR; encoded by the coding sequence ATGAATCGCGGCGACATCGTGCTCCTCTTCGTGCCTTTCGTCGGATCGCGGGGCGGCAAGACTCGACCCGCGGTGGTCGTGCAGTGCGACGCGTTGAACCGCTCGATCAGAGAGACCGTGATCGCCGAGATAACGTCGAACATCTCGCGCGCCGGTAAGGCGCACCAAGTGTTCATCGATATCTCAACGCATGAAGGGGCGGCCACGGGGTTGCTCACTAATTCGGTAATCCGGTGCGAACGTCTTCACACTGTTCCGCAGTCGGACGTCAAGGCAACGATTGGGGCGTTGTCGACAGCCCACCACCAGATGCTGAACGATGCACTAAAAGCCGCCCTCGCCATTCGATAG
- a CDS encoding DUF1501 domain-containing protein, producing MLRILGSNRRLCDGLSRRELLRAGGLSLLGLSAADLLKHETLHAGEAAAAAGFGQAKACILLYLYGAPSQLETYDPKPDAPVEIRGEFTTIDSAVPGMQVCEYLPNLARVLDRAAVVRSMTHPYNIHSAAYALTGVPQVDIPMELNPYDSRHWPFIGSVLDYLERRDRPGLVREVPGNVGLPFQFSSRCGEFARGGPYGGFLGQAYNPVWTEFEGKSTGVVNRWRGERDVPVADPYLGISPSDRLVLSRAAQLQPEITLDRLSRRRDLLAQFDLARRQLDAHAAVETQGRFQQMAFSLMTSPAVRSALDIQQEPAALREQYGMTLFGQATLAARRLIEAGSRLVTVFWDEYTTANSAWDTHFDHFTRLKDELLPGLDRAFSGLVLDLESRGMLDTTLVACISEHGRTPRITNSRGGGREHWSRAYGGLFAGGGIKRGAVVGRTDKHGGDVVDRPVSPKDILATIYHLLGVDAGTMLHDRLGRPLPLVAEGHVVREMLA from the coding sequence ATGCTCCGCATTCTGGGTTCCAACCGCCGGCTGTGCGATGGCCTGAGCCGCCGCGAATTGCTGCGGGCGGGCGGACTCAGTTTGCTGGGACTCTCGGCCGCCGACCTTCTCAAGCACGAAACGCTGCACGCCGGCGAGGCCGCGGCGGCGGCCGGTTTTGGCCAGGCCAAGGCGTGCATTCTGCTCTATCTTTACGGCGCGCCGAGCCAACTGGAAACCTACGATCCGAAGCCCGACGCGCCCGTCGAAATCCGCGGCGAGTTTACAACCATCGACTCGGCCGTGCCGGGCATGCAGGTCTGCGAGTATCTGCCCAACCTGGCCCGCGTGCTCGATCGGGCCGCCGTGGTGCGGTCGATGACCCATCCGTACAACATCCATTCGGCCGCCTACGCGCTCACGGGGGTGCCGCAGGTCGATATCCCGATGGAGCTGAACCCCTACGACTCGCGGCATTGGCCGTTCATCGGCTCCGTGCTCGATTACCTCGAGCGTCGCGACCGGCCCGGCCTGGTGCGCGAGGTGCCGGGCAATGTGGGTCTGCCGTTTCAGTTCAGCAGCCGCTGTGGGGAGTTTGCCCGTGGCGGACCTTATGGCGGCTTTCTGGGCCAGGCGTATAACCCGGTGTGGACCGAGTTCGAGGGCAAATCGACCGGCGTCGTCAATCGTTGGCGGGGCGAGCGCGACGTGCCGGTCGCCGATCCGTATCTGGGCATCTCGCCCTCCGACCGGTTGGTGCTCTCGCGCGCGGCCCAACTACAACCGGAGATCACGCTCGACCGGCTGAGCCGCCGCCGCGACCTGCTCGCGCAGTTCGACCTGGCCCGACGCCAGCTCGACGCGCATGCCGCGGTCGAGACGCAGGGCCGCTTTCAGCAGATGGCCTTTTCGCTGATGACCTCCCCAGCGGTCCGTTCGGCGCTCGACATCCAGCAAGAGCCCGCCGCGCTGCGCGAACAGTACGGCATGACGCTGTTTGGCCAAGCCACGTTGGCGGCGCGGCGGTTGATCGAGGCAGGCAGCCGGCTGGTCACCGTCTTCTGGGATGAATATACGACGGCCAACAGCGCCTGGGACACGCACTTCGACCACTTCACGCGGCTGAAAGACGAACTGTTGCCGGGGCTCGATCGGGCTTTTTCCGGGCTGGTGCTCGACCTGGAGTCGCGCGGCATGCTCGACACGACGCTGGTGGCCTGCATCAGCGAGCATGGCCGCACGCCGCGAATCACGAATTCACGCGGCGGCGGCCGCGAGCACTGGTCGCGAGCTTATGGCGGGCTGTTCGCCGGCGGCGGGATCAAGCGCGGCGCCGTCGTCGGCCGCACCGACAAGCACGGCGGCGACGTGGTCGATCGCCCCGTCTCGCCCAAGGATATTTTGGCGACGATCTATCATCTGCTCGGCGTTGATGCCGGCACGATGCTGCACGACCGCCTCGGCCGCCCGCTGCCGCTGGTGGCGGAGGGGCATGTGGTGAGGGAGATGCTGGCGTAG